The window TGCTGCCGGGGTACCCGGACATCCACCCGGACCGCTGGGACAACGTCAACTACCTGCTCAATCACAAGCTGCCGGGTGCGACAGCAGACGATATACAGGTGGCGATCTGGTGGCTGCTGACGCCGGAGGACCCGGAGCTGCCGCTTGACCACCCGCTCATCGGCAATGCCAAGACGATGCACGATGAGGCCCTATTGTACGGAGAGGGCTGGCATCCTATCCCCGGCGCGGGTCAGGTGATAGGGGTCTTCCTCGACATCCAGGGCATGTTCTTAGGGGGGGACCAGCCAACACAACTGGGATTCGACATACAGCCTATCTTCATCGAAGTCGACCCGTGATGGGCTAGCCGGCAGCACGGCTGACCGCATTTACCAGGCGGGCGGCGGAGGAAACGCTCTGCCGCCCGCCGCGCTTTCCGCTCGACAGCGGCGCTGACGCGCCGTCTCCTTCTACCGCATTCCGGCTGGAGAGAGGCGGCATGCCAGGCCGCGCATTGGAAATGTCGCACCTCGTAAGAGCCGACCTCTGTTGTGCTTGACATACAGACCGCCCTGTGTATCATCTCTCCGGGTAGGTGCGCGTAGCTCGGACGGCAGGCCGGATTTGAGCCGTCAGCCGCGCAATGGGTTCGGCGAGGACGTAATCGCCTACAGTTCTCCTGGATTCCGCACAATACCGCAAAGGCAGCGAAGTACCGAGCCTCTTCGGTCAAGTAATGTGTGAGGTCCCAGAGGCCGCGCAGGCTTACGCGTGGGGCGTCACCGAGACAGGAGACGAGATGAGAAGAACGAGATTGCTGGCGGTACTGGCAATCGCCGTGGTAGCCGGGTTGATGGTCACCGGCTGCGAGAGGCAGGGCGACCTTACCCAGAGGGTGGGAGTCGCATCGACCTGGATCCCCAATCTGCAGCCCGCGACCTTCACGATCTGGGCCGGGCAGAACCAGAATGCCGGGAACGTGACCGTGTGGTTCGACCAGACCAAGCTCTACATCAAATACCAGACGACCGGGAACTGGTGGATCAGCGAAACCCATGCACACGCGGCCACATCGCTTGGCGGCATCCCGCAGAAGAACGGGAATCCGAGTCCGGGCAAGTTCGAATTCAAGAACACCTTCAACCCGAAGGTGCAGACCTGGACGTACGCGATTCCGGTCAAGCCCGGGTGGGTGGAGGGAACCGAACTCTACATTGCTACCCACTGCGTTGTCAGCCAGCTTGTTGGCGGCAAATACGTGAACGAGCAGACCGGCTGGGCCGGGCCACACGACTTCCCGGGCAGGAACTGGGCCAAGTACATAAAGTACCGAAGGTACATCAAAGACGTGCGGCTGCCGGACTACGTTGTGCGTGCGAGAGTCGACGAAGGTTCACTCCCCTACTTCCCTCCTTCCACCTTCACCGTGAGTCTCACGGGAATCACCGAGACCTTCTACGACGTGTGGAACTACCCCGACACCTCCTATCCCGGCTGGTGCGCTGAACACGACAAGGGTATACTGGTTTTCAACGGATTCAACGAATACCTGACCAAACTGCATTCGACGGAGAACTGGATGCTGCCGGGGTACCCGGACATCCACCCGGACCGCTGGGACAACGTCAACTACCTGCTCAATCACAAGCTGCCGGGTGCGACAGCAGACGATATACAGGTGGCGATCTGGTGGCTGCTGACGCCGGAAGACCCAAAACTGCCGCTTGACCACCCGCTCATCGGCAATGCCAAGACGATGCACGATGAGGCCTTGTTGTACGGAGAGGGCTGGCATCCTATCCCCGGCGCGGGTCAGGTGATAGGGGTCTTCCTCGACATCCAGAGCATGTTCTTCATGGGCAAACCAATGCCACTGAGATTCGACATACAGCCCGTCATCATCGAAGTCGACCCGTGATGGGCTAGCCGGCAGCACGGCTGACCGCATTTACCAGGCGGGCGGCGTAGAAGACACTCCGCCGCCTGCCGTTCTCTGTACCCGGCCCGAACGCCGGCTCGACGGCGATGCTACCGTCACAAGGCTCAACTGCACCCGGCCCGCAGTTGGTCCAGGCCGCTGTCGTTGCCGCGACGCGCACGCACTGGTATAATCGCTACCGGCGCATCGAGATGTCGATACGGCGAGCAAAGGCAGATGTACAAAGTCTACGGCCAGCGGAATCCGGCGACTGAGTCGCAGCCGCCCTCGTCGCAGTCCGGGAGCGGCGGTTCGGACTCGAACCCCACGTCCTCGCCTCGCCTCGGCCAGTCTGCGAACTACAATCCAGAACCGGCAACGCGCAACGCCCCTCGCCCCGCCGCCGCGGAATTCCTGCTGAGTTGTCTGACCGCGAACCGTGAGCCGCCAGCCGTTAGCCGTCTACCGTCTGCCGACTGGTCCGAGGTCGCCGCTCTGGCTGCTGACCTCTACCTCACTCCGCTTCTGTACAAGCGCCTGAAGGAGAGCGGCTTGCACGCCCATGCTCCGGCCGACGTGTGGGAACGGCTGCGACGAGCCCACTTCGCCAGCGCCGTCAGGAATGCCTCTCTCTGGGGGAATCTCCGGAAGGTGCTCAGGCCTCTGCGCAGTTCGGGCATCAGGGTGATTGTGCTGAAGGGGGCTCATCTCGCGGCGGCGATCTACAGCGAGGACGCAGACCGGCCGATGACCGACGTCGACATCCTGGTCTCGCGGGCGGATCTATCAAGGGCGCAGGCGATATTGCGCGACGCGGGAGTCGGCCAACAGCCGTCCGAAATGACCGAGTCGCGCCACAGGCAGAGATTGCACGTTGCTCAGTTCACCCTGCGTGAACTTCGTCTTGAGATCCACTGGGCCATCACCCTGCCGGTCGGACCGGTGAGAGTAGACATGACCGGGATCTGGGAAAGAGCGTGCCCGGCCGTGGTGGCAGGAGAAGAGGTGCTGGCTTTGTCGCCCGAGGACCTGCTGCTGCATCTGTGCCTGCACGTCTGCTATCAGCACTTTCTCGAAGAGGGACTGCGCTCCTTCTGCGACATTGCTGAGACCGTTCGTCACTTCCGAGACGATTTGGATTGGGCGCAAGTCGCAATCCGTGCCCGTGGATGGGGTGCTGCCAGGCACGTGGGATTGGCGCTTCATCTGGCCCGGGTCATGCTGCGCGCGGACGTGCCGGATTGCGTGCTCGAGCAGTTGGTGCCGGGCGGCATTGACCCGCGCATTCTTGGAGCGGCGAGAGAATCCGTTCTTGCCCGGACCGGCTTCAGCCAATCGATTCCCCCGTTCGACCTGCACGGTGCGAAGTCCCTCGGGGACAAAGTCACGGTGCTCCGGCATCTGGTCTTCCTTACCCGTGAGGAGATGGCTGCTCGCTACCCCGCGTCCCGAGGCTCACGCTATCTCTTCCGCTATTACTTGCTGCGGCTGAGGGATTTGATCCGCAAGTACTTGTCCCACACCATCAGCCACGGTCGCGACCCGAACGCCGCGCTGGTGAACTGGCTGTCGGGAAAGAACTAGGAACGTATGCCGCTGGGTCCACGCCGCAAACAGCCGGACCGGGCAGAGAACCGAGACCCTAGACCGCAAGGCAGAATGGCGGACCTGGTCC of the candidate division WOR-3 bacterium genome contains:
- a CDS encoding nucleotidyltransferase family protein; protein product: MYKVYGQRNPATESQPPSSQSGSGGSDSNPTSSPRLGQSANYNPEPATRNAPRPAAAEFLLSCLTANREPPAVSRLPSADWSEVAALAADLYLTPLLYKRLKESGLHAHAPADVWERLRRAHFASAVRNASLWGNLRKVLRPLRSSGIRVIVLKGAHLAAAIYSEDADRPMTDVDILVSRADLSRAQAILRDAGVGQQPSEMTESRHRQRLHVAQFTLRELRLEIHWAITLPVGPVRVDMTGIWERACPAVVAGEEVLALSPEDLLLHLCLHVCYQHFLEEGLRSFCDIAETVRHFRDDLDWAQVAIRARGWGAARHVGLALHLARVMLRADVPDCVLEQLVPGGIDPRILGAARESVLARTGFSQSIPPFDLHGAKSLGDKVTVLRHLVFLTREEMAARYPASRGSRYLFRYYLLRLRDLIRKYLSHTISHGRDPNAALVNWLSGKN